In Spiroplasma chinense, the DNA window CTTTACCTTCTGTTTGCATGGCGCTCATAGAAGCACCTATTTGAAAATCTTTTGGAAATTTTAACATATCAATTCCTCCTTAGACTTATATTAACAAGTTGGAAATTTTTTTGTTAAGAATTTATATCAATGAAAAGTTTTTTGGAAAATCAAAAAAACTTATGAGGAGAAATATATGTTTATATCAATCAAAGAAAAGCTAACTCTAGTTAAAAACAACGACACTAACCCTACACACTCATTAATTGCACAATACTTGCTTGATTGTATTGAAAAAGGAGAAACACCTAAATCAAAAGCTTGTGCAGAATATGCTTTTTGTAGTGAAAGCGTATTAACAGCATTTTCCAAAAAATATGGATATGATGGTTTTAAAGAATTGGCAGTTAGAGTAAAAGTTGAAACTGAATACTATGATTTTGGAACAATTCATAAAAGTGGAGATACTTCAAAAAAAGATGACTATAGAAATATAATTGAAAGTTCCTTACAAATTATTGACCAACAAGATAAAGAAATTGAAAGTCTAATAGAGCTGATTAAAAAATCAAATAAAATTGGAGTATTAAGTTGTTATCAACAATACTTTAATAGTGAATTATTTGTAAGTGAATTACAATTACTTGGTTATAATGCTCAAATTAATTATCAAAGAAAGTCTAACCCTTCAATTTTTAAAGAGATTAATGACAACGATCTATTTGTAATTGTTGGTTTTGGTTTGGATAATCAATACTTAGTTAATTATTATAATTTAATCAAAGAAAAAACAGATAACATTGTTGTTATCTGTTCTAGAAGTCAAAAACATAAATTCGACACATATAAGGAAATGATAATTGTAGATTATTCAGAAAGAACTTCAATTCTAGATTCTACAAGAAGTGTCTTAATTATGTATTTGTTTAGTAAAATTATTTATAAATTATAAAAAGTCAAACCTATTTAATAGTTTGACTTTTTATTAATTTTAATAATTTTCTATTTTTTCAATATTAATATTATTATCATTTATAAAAATTTTAAATTTATCTTCTAATAAAGGTTTTTTGTTTTCTTTTTTAACAAATAAATTACCAATTGAAATAAAGTTATTTTTAAAATCATTTTTTGAATAGTATAATGCAAATTTAGTGTTTGTTTTTTTGTGGAAATGTATTTTTTGGAATAATGCTTGTCAGCATCCAACTCATACAGCTCCCAACATTATACAAACAATATATAATCATGGATTTGAAGTAAATACTCATCCATAGATTGCACCAGCACCAACTGTCATAGTGTTTTTAGTTACTACAAATGGAATTACTGCTAATATAGCACCAGTTACATTTATACAAATTGATCTTAAAGGATATTTAATTAAGAATGGTATTGCTCCTTCCGAAATTCCAAATAAACCAGTAATAAATGAAGTGTTAGCCTTAACTTTATCATCTAATGTAAAGTATCTTGGAACTATTCAAGTTGCAATTGCAATTCCTAATGCCGGAACCGCTATAGCAATATTACCAGCTGCATTTGGAACAAATCTTACAACATCACTGTTTGAAGTATCTGTTCATAAGAATGTATAAACAGCTCATGCTGATTTATTTACAGGCCCACCTAAATCAAATGCCATCATTCCAGCAATTAACACACACAATAATACTAATTGTGTTTGATTTTCGGCCAATTTTTTAAGACCATCTTGTAATGCAACATTTAATCATTCTAATGGGAATCCATAAACTCATCAACCCATTGAAATTGCTGCAAAGAAACCGATTAAAGGAACAAACAATACAGATCCTAATGGTCTTAACTTACCTTTTGGTGTCATAAACGCAATCACAAATTTAATTATATAACCAACTGTTAATGATGTAAGAATTACACCAATAAATCCTGTATTTCTCATAATACATACAAATCCAGCTATTAAACCAGGAGCCAATCCTGCTTTACCATTTATAGAGTAACCTATAAATCCTCCTAATAATGTTAGGAATAAGTAACCTAGACCTATATTCATACCAAAGAAATATAATGTTCAAATGAAACCATTTCAACCTTTTACATCTTGAACTCAATCCTTGCTATCTAAAGTACCTGGAAATAGGCTTGAGAAATTTTCAACGCTATTTTCAACACTTATTAAGGCTAATAATTGAGAAATACCAATCATTAAACCAGCACCAATTAATAGCGGTATACAATAACCAATACCAGACATCATATGTTTTAAAATGTCTCTTCCAAATCTTTTTGCAATATTATCTTTTTTATTGCTTTCAGAAGAATCTATATTTTTTGTATTGAACTCTACTTCTTCTTTTTCTGTAAAATTGTTTTTTACTTTTTCATATTTTGAAATTGCTTTTTCAAGTTCTTTTTCTTTATTTTTAATAAAATCATTTGTAGAACATTGGTATTTAAATAAATTATTAAATCTATTTTCTTCATCAACCTCTACATCAACAGCTTTAATTAAAAATAAAGCATTTTTTAATTCTTCTTCTGTAATTCTATTTTCCACACCTAAAGATCCGTGCGCTTCAACTTTATAATTATAGCCAAGTTTTTCACAAGCATCTTCAATTGCTTTTTTAGCCATATAAGTATGAGCTAAACCAGCAGCACATGAAGAAATTCCTAAAATATATTTATCAGATTTCTTTTTATTTTTTTTAACTTCTTTTTCTTTAGTCATAAAGAAAGAATTTAAAACTTCATTAACCTCTGATTCAGTTTTACAATTTTTAATTTTTTTTCTAGTTTCTGTATCTGCAAGATTTCCAGCTAATATTGATAATTTTTCAAGATAGTCACTACCACCAGATTCTGGAATTAAGAAACTAATAATATATTTAACTTTCTTATTATCGAAAGTTTCTCATTCAATTCCCTCAGATAATTTTATAAAAATTAAACCTGGTTTTGATATTGCTTTTGACTTAGCATGAGGAATTGCAAATTCATCCTCTAGGCCAGTAGATATTTGATTTTCTCTATTGGTATAAGCTTCTAATACAGAATCTTTGTTATTTGTATAACCATTATCAAGAGCCACTTTTGATAAAAATTCTAAAACACTATTTTTATCTTTTATATTTTCATTTATAAAAATAATATTATTTTTAGACTCACTCATTTTTCTCTTCCTTTCTTAAATTTCTATTGTTACAAATTCATTTGGATTAATAGTTTCTCTTTTTTCAATTACTTCTTCTTTTAAATTTAAATGATTGAAATTAGAAAGGTTTTTTATATCTATTACTTTAGTTGTTGGGTTATAAACTCTTATAATTTTTTTATCCCCATCATATTGTTTTTTAAAACAAGACACAACTAAATCTTTATTTATTTCTGGAATATCTGAAATTAAAGTTTCACCATAATTAAATGAACTTATTTTTTCTGTAGGAAGAACAAACATTTGCCCTTTTGCAAAGAATTTATTCAACACTTGATTTTGATAATAAGTTGATGGAGTACATCATTCTTTAGCTTCCTTAACTAAGTTTTTTTCAGAATTATAAGCAACTCTTAAATCAATCAAAATTTCTTTATCAATTAAATTCGCTTTTGGAGTGTCATGAGGATATTGTTCTATCCCACTTGCTCTTCCAGGTCTAAATAGAAGATCTTTTCTTCCAATTAGAGAATATGCTCTAAAAAGAGTAATTGCTATTTTTTCTCTCTTAGTTCCAATAATTTGATATTCGTTACATCCATTTACAAAAACACCAGTTTTTAAATTTTTATTTTCCAATCAAACAACACTTTCTACTGATTCAATATCTGTAGGGTAATCATTTCATTCATCTTCTTTTCATGTTTTTAATTCAAAGTCATAATCATAATCTCTTTTTATAACTCCAAAGGCTGTATCTGAATTTGCAAATGTAGATTCAAGTTTTGTATCTAACACAAATCTTCAACGTATATCTTTTGCTTTATTGATCAACTTAAAGTTGAAATCAATAAAGTCTTTAGATAGTCAAACTTTAAACTCAACTTTTTGCGTTATTTTTTCATTACCCTCCAAACCATTAGGAACTTCATAATCATAAATAACTTTTAGAGTTTCAAATCCATTTGAGTTTTCAATTTTACAAATAGCATTTTTTAAAACATTTGTAGCTTTTTGATCATATGCTTTTGGAGAAAAGTCATATGAATCTCCAGCATCATAATCAGATTCTATGCTAAATGCATTTTCGATATTTTGATTATTTTTTTTATCAAAAAGATTAAATTGATTATTTTCAAATGAAATTTTTCATAAATCATTTTCCAGTGTATTTCTTTCATCTACCACATAATTAATTTTTTCATTAGTTTCTACTAGTTTAATTTTTGTAATTGAAGTAGGTTTCATTTTGAATTCTGGAATGATAATATCACTTCAAAACACTTTCTTTTCCTTTGAAGAATCTTGATATTGAGCATCACATTTTTTTTCAAATTTTTCAGCATCAATTTTAACTTGATCGCATAATTTAAAATCAATTTTTTGACCATTAACATCTTCTAGGTAAAAGTTTTGAGTTTCACTAAAAACTTTCATTTTTAACTCTTTTTTATTTTCTTCAATTTTTGGATTAAATATAATAAATTCATTAGTTTGTAAATTTTTTACATTAGCTATTTGTCTTTGTAATAGTGTCACTAATGTTTCCATCATGTCTATTCCCATATTTAATCTTGTTACTACAGTATCGTTTGTATCATCTGTATTACATCCACCAGCACTATCGTGTGCTTGACATTCAAATAGATATCTTAAAGATTTATCAATCAATTCTTTGTGATAAGTTCCCCCAAGTTTTGCATAAGCTAAATTTAAAGGTTCAACCACATCATAAATTAAGTATTCTAAGTGTTTAATACCTTTTTTGATATCTCATCTACCTGAATTTATTGTTTTATGAACTCTTGAAAACTGACCGTATCTCAACTCACTTGAAAGTACCTTTAAATCTTCAACATTAATTTCATTTTTTAATAAATCTATATATTCTTCATAACTTGTAATTATTCATTCGTTTTCAGAATCTAATTTATTTACTTCATCAATAATTTCTACCAAGTTTTCAAAGAATGTCATTTGATCAGAACCAAATGGGAAAAGTATTTTGCCATTAGTGTTTAAACTAACTGATTTTAAGTGATTTAAAATTTCTCTGTTATCATTCATCATTTCATGATAAAGTTTTTTAGCATTATTTTTAATATCATCTTTATCATAACCATCATGGAATAAATCATATAAGAAATTTCCACCACATGTATAACCAAATTTATATAAGTTATACTCTAGTATTTTTGAACCATCAATACCTTCTCAATTATTTAGAACACCATCTTTAATTTGTTCACCTTTAACACCCCTTCAATGAATAAACCCTTTCATATCGAAAGAATTAAAGATTTGAGGTAAATTGGCGTTAAAACCAAATGAATCTGGCATATATGCAATTTTCATATGGTTCCCATATTTTTGACTTTCTTTTACACCAGTCAACATATTTCTAACTATTGACTCACCAGTAACGTTGAAAGTATCAGTTTGTGTGTATCATGGACTCACCACCAACTTATCAGCTGCTACCATTTCTTTGATTTTAGATTCACCATCTTTATAAATTTCTCTATAGTCATCAACTATTGAGAATTGTGAATCAAAAACATATTTATACATACTTGAACCATTTTTTTTGAAATAGTCGTATATTTTATTAATATTATTTACCAAAAAAACATTTGATGTAGATTTAGTAAAATATCATTCTTTATCTCAGTGAGTATGTGGCACTAAGTATATTTTTCATTTCTTTTGCATTTTTTTCCTCCTGTTCATTTTTAGTTTACTATTTCAAAATTTATTTTTCATTATGATTAAAAAAAACGGAAAATTATTCCGTTAAAACTTTAAATTCTTAATTTTTTTAGGCTTAATTCACCATGAATACTCATCATTAAACTTACTTGATTCAAAGAAAAGATCTTTATATTTATGTAAAGCTCTGGTCTTAAAAAAATTATTGAAAAATAAAAAATCTGTAGATGGTGAAACTATTACAAGTTTTGTATAAATATCATTCATTTTCATTAAATTAGAAGTAATTATTGCATCATCAACTCCATCTTTGTTATAGTCAGAGTTTCCTGTAATCATAATTATTTTGCAATTTTTATTAAGTTCTCTAATCTTATTGATTAAAATCATGTTTTTCTTACTTCTTCCTGATAGAGAAAAAACTACAAACAATGAATTTTCCTTAACAGTATTAAAATTAAATGAATAATCATCTTTAGATTCATTAACAAAGTGTCAATTATTAAAGTTTATTAAAAATTTTAAAGCAAAAAAATCATATGCAGCTATTCCAGAATAACCAAGCCCACAAATATAAAGAGTCTTTCTTTGCTCAAAAATTTCTTTTAATAAGTCATCAATTTTATCCAATTGGTTTTCAAACATTACATTATTGTTGTCAATAACATCTTCAATTGTACTTTTCATTATATTTATTTGTTCGTTTTCTTCGTTTTTATACTTTGAAGTATGAAGAAAAACTCTGAATTCATTAATTGAACTTATATTAATTTTTTTAAAAAAATTATATATAAACGACATTCCACACCCATATTGTTGACTTATATCTTTTAAGTTACTGTCCAATATTAGATCGATGTTGTTTTTACAAAAATTTAAAAAATCTATATCTTTTTTATTTAATTCATTTACCTTTTTTTCAACTTCACTAAATTCTTTTTTCATAACTATATTCCTTATCTTTAAAATTATAATCCGTTATTTTGATAATGAAAAGAAAAACAAAAAAATACAGCAAGTATTGATGATTCAAAACTTTAACTGTATTTTTTAATTATTTACTATTTTCAATTAAGATGTCTAATTTTTCATTAATTGATTTTAATAATTCGATTAATGGTTTTTCAAAGTTTTCAATTCTTCCACTGTTTCCAGATGGTCCACCTTGACTTCTTCCACCACCACCATTTGAAGAAAATCTTCTTGGTGCTCTATCGCCTCTGTCGTTTCCGCCACGGCCTCTATTGTTTTCAAATCCCATGTTGCACTTACCTTCCTACATAATTCTTCTCTTCTCATAAAGGTAACTTGCCTACATTTACTAATAAAAGACGTGTTCTCTTAACACTAGATAATTATATACAAAAATAACTCAATAAATTGAGTTATTTTAAAATATTTTTAAAAATTTATTTAGAAGTTTTTGCACTAATATCCATAGTTTTATTAGATACTCATTCTTTTTCAATAACTTCTTTTGTATTTTGTTTAAAATAATTAATCTTACTTAATCCAAAGGTAACCCCTCCAGAAACTATAACAGCTGCAAAACAAACTATAAATCCTCAAAATAATCCATTGGGTGCTCACGTATTGATCCCGCTCATAGTTGATGAAGATTGTATTGATAAAATTCCTAAAACAGAACCAGTTCCCCATGTTCCAGTTATACCTGATGCACAAGAGATTAGAGCTGCTACAAATCCACCAGCACAAGAAGCATACATAGTGTGTTTCACTTTAGAATTGATTTTATACAACATTGGAGATGAAACACCGCTTATATAACCAATTAATGCAAAATTTGCTGCACTTTTTTTGAGTTCATCAATATTTCTATTTTGAATTATAAATGTTAATGTTGCAGTGGTGATCGAAGTTGTAAGACACATGTAGATAATAACTGCAACTATTGGTCCATTTTCATTACCCATAGTATCTGGTGTATAAAATTGCAAGAAACCAATAATAAGAATAAAACTATCAAGTGAAAATAACAATATATATGGTCCAAATGCTCCAATGATTCCTCAAATGAATCATTTGGCATACATATTTGAAAACCCTTTATTCAATCCCATTGAAATATAGTCAGTCATTATAAAAGTTAAAGGACTTATAATCAAGAAAGATATTATAAAGCAAACAAAGAATAGTGTTGGAGCCTCTAAAATATTTTTTACAAGTTCATTTTTAAATACCTTTTTACTTAACTTCATTACATTTACACAAAGAACAGAAGATATAATTACCCCTATCATGTTTCCGTCAAAACTTAATTTATATGCAAATGAACCGTTACCAAATCAATTTAATGTAAAACTAGTTGAATGCAACCCATTTGCTAGAGTATTCCCTCCCGCTTCACTAAAATATCAAGTATAATATAATTTTTTGAATACATTAAGATCTGCTCAACCTTCTACATAATTTAGTTGATTTAAATCCGCTATACCAATAGTTCCAACTTTTGAAGACAATACAAACACAAGACCTATAGCAATACCAAATACTTGGTTTTGTTTTGTATATCTAAATACAGCTCATGGAATACCCATTGTTAATGCCAATGACATACCACTAGTCAATATTCCCATAATGATACTTAATTGATTTACAAACTCTGAGTTTCCTATAAGAGAAGAACTTTCTTTACCCTGTACTCATTGTGTAGTAATAAATGAATTAAACATTGATAAAATACCATAAGCACCTAATATATATAGTAATGGAGTTGCAACACCACTGAATGTTTCTACCACTTTATCTAACACATTCTTTTTACCGGCTACTATTTGTTTTATTTCAAAAACACCTTCATCATAACCGGTAAACGTTTGAAATTTTTTAAAAAACTTTGTATTATATTTTTTTAAAAAAATTATATGAACAGTATTTTCTTTTTCTAAAACTTCATTTACATTTTTACTTTTAATTAACCCTTCTAAATTAACCTTACCTTTATCTTTTACCTCTACTCTTAACCTACTTATACAATTGTAAATTTCTAATATATTTTCTAAGCCACCAACATTATTGATGAAGCTTTCGATCTCTTTTTTATCAGATTGTCATTTTGTATTTGCCATTTTATTTATCCATATACTTTCTAATAAAATATGTAGGTGCACAAGATCAAGCGTGACAATAACTATTAACTATACTTGATCCATAAGGAGAATAAAATGGGTCTTCTGGGTCAAATAATTCTCAAAAAGTATCTGCTCCCAATTTAATCATTTCCCCTCAATAATATTTCATTATTTTAACAGCTTCTTCCTGCATATCATTTAAGAATAATGCCTCTAAAAAATAATGATAAGCATAAGGTGTTTTAAGTTTTATAGCGGGTTTAACTTCTATTATTTTTTTTAAAATCTTTTTATTTTTTTCCTGGTCAAATAAACCAGATAAAACCATTCATATATTTGAGTGATATGAAATTTGTTTTTGATCACCACTTACAAACAATCCTTGTTTCTCATCTCAATAATTATTTTTAGCAACTTCAGATAATAAATTAATTTTTTCTTCCAAATTTTTAGCGTCAGTATTTTTCCCCAATACATTAGCCAAATAAATTGCATGTTTATATGTAGTAATGTAAACACCTTGAATTGCTGCATTTTTATCCAATTCTGGATTTCAATCTATAAATGATCAAAAAGTATCATTATTTAGATTGGTCATTTTTTGTTCTCCCAAGAACTCCCAAGTAGTATTTACTTGATCCATAATAACTTCCCAAAATTCTTTTACCAATTCAATATCCTTTGTGTGTTCATAATAATCATAGACAGTTGATATAAAAATTAGTGAATAGTCAATTAAATTAGTATCATCAACCTGCACCTCTGGACTAACAAACAAACAAGCTCCTAAAGATTTATTTGGAAATTTAGATGCAGAGAATAGATATAGACATTTTTTTACCAACTCTAAATCATTAAAACTATAATAGTTTGTTAATGCCTGAAGTCTTAAATCTCCCAATCATAATCTTCTATCTCTTTTAGGCCCATCCTCGTATACATTCTGCATTGAATTTCTCAAAGTTCTTAAACCTACTTTATCTAATTCAATTAATTCTTTATCCTGAACTTTTTTTAATTGTGGATTATCCTTAAAATCAATTCAAGATTCTGCTTCCAAACTAACTTCTTCCACATAAATTTTGTATTTTGCTGATGTAGCAAGAACATCTAATTGTAAATATCTTAATGCGTATCTTCTATCCAACTTTATTTCCATAGGAAATTCATCTATGTGGATTCATTCTTCTTGTATTCAACCCTTACTAATTCATCCTTCATAATTTGAAGAGTCTGCAGCTAATTCATCTATAATTTCAGCCATTTTCAATTTTATAAACCCAGGAGCATCAGGGTGTGAACCACTGTGTGCAATTTTAATTTTTAATTTTCCAACAAAATGGTTACCAAAATCTATTATTATGTTCTCATCTTGTTGTAATTTAATATCTTTCATTTTTTCTATTTCAATCAATTCATTAGGTACATATCTTTTGGTACTTTCGTCAATTTTAAGACCTTTAATAATTCTGCATGGATTAACTGTTTTTTTAAACAGTTCTCTATTAAAAGATTTTGCTTTGTCTAGCATTTTTGAATCTTTAATAGGCTCAAAATTTTCTATAATTGTAAAACTTGCCATAATTTCCTTTCCGTTTAGATTTTTCAAATCTAAAACTACTCATTTTTTTTGTAAGCCAAAGACTTTACACTTATAAATTAACATATTAAATAATAATTAATTAATTTCTAAACTGTGTAGGTAATTTTTTTATATTAAAAAATTTTTTTTATTTATTACTTAAAAAATAAAAAAAATCCCAATGGGATTATTTTAATATGTCTTCATTCAATTCATAACCAAAGAAATTAGACATATCTTTCATATTTTCAACACTAATTTCATTAAGTATCTTTTTATTAGTTTGCAATATTTTTAAATAAATTTTAGCTGATTTTTCAATACATTCGAGCAGACCTAAAGCTTCATCCAAGCTTTCTCCAGAACAAAATATTCCATGATGTGCTCAAATAACAGATCTATATTTTTTCATTTTTTCTGCAGTTTGTTCACCAATTTCATTACTTCCCGGTAACATTCATTCTAAAATACCTATTCCTTCTGGAAAAACTACACTTGCTTCAGAAATCATTTTTCACATATTAAAAGTAAATTTCTTTTCATCTAATTCTTCTACAAAAGTTAAAGCTATTATGTCAGTAGGATGAGAATGAATAACAGTTGTATGATTTGGATTTACTTTAAGTCTTTCAACATGAGATAGTAAATGACTTGGTAACTCACTTGTAGGTCATGAACCTTCTTCAAATCCTCAAACTACTCCAATTTTTTTACCATTATCAAAAATTTGTATTATTCCTGCATTACAAGCAGTTTCATTAAACTTAGATATATTTCTATAATATTTACCAGATCCAGTTACCAAGAAAAACTTACCATCTAAACTAGGACATTCAAAAGGTAAATCTTTAGTTTTTGAAAATTCATTATTTATTTTAAAACTATCTACAAAACTTTCATCTAAAAGAACAGAGATATTTCCCCCATTTCTTTCAGCTCATCAATTTTGGTAAATTACTCCTGTAATTTCACGAAATTGATTTAAAATTTTAGATTCATTAATAGATTCTTTTAACATTGTTACACCCTTTCTGACAATACTTCTTTTTCATATTTTTTAACTTCATCCAATCAACTTTCATCAAAAGGAACATTTTCTTTATAACAATAGTAATTTCAAACATCAACTCATGGATAATTCTTTTGTTCTTCTAATAAAGCTAACCTTGTTGTAAGATCATTTTCTAGTTCTGCTTTTTTTAGAATTTCTGTAGGTTCTAGCGATGCTTTCAACAACGCTTTTATAACATTTCTTGTACCAATGACTCAAGCTGCAACTCTATTTATGGTTGCATCAAAGAAATCTAAAGCTACATGAACTCTATCATCAAAATTATTTCTTAAAATTTCACTCATCATTTCTTGAGTTTCGTCATCCAAAGAAACTACGTGGTCTGAATCTCAACGCATAGGTCTAGTGACATGTAATAATAATTCATCAATAAAGTTTAAAACTGTAGAAACTTTATTAGAACATTGTTCAGTTGGGTGGAAATGACCCATATCCATACATAATCCAGTATTTCTAGATACTGCATATGATAAATAGAATTCATTAGAACCAACAGTGTAAGCTTCTATTCCAATCCCAAATAATTTTGATTCCATTGTATTTAACACCAAACTTTTATCATAATCCTTTGAAAAAATTTCATCCAAAGATTCTTTCAATCTTTTTCTTGGTCCGTATTTATCAACTGTAAAATCTTTATAACCATCTGGTATTCAAATATTATTTATACATTTTTGATTTAGTTCTTTTGCAAAAAACTCTGCAATTTCAATTGATTTTTTACAGTGTTCTATTCAAAATTTTCTTACATTTTCATCACTACTTGATAATGTAAATCCATTTTTATACATTGGATGTGAGAATAAGGTTGGGTTAAAGTCTAATCCAATTCCTTCTTTTTTGGCTCACTCTACTCAACCTTTATAATGTTTTGGTTCGATTTGATTTAATTCTATTTCTTCATCAGTATCTACATAAATTGCATGTAAATTTAATTTATGATTCCCTGGAATCAGTGATAAAACTTTTGATAAGTCTTGTTTTAGTTCACCTGCATTTCTAGCAGCTCCTGGATAGTTACCTGTAACTAAAATTCCCCCAGAAATAGGTTGATCATTTTTTATAAACCCTTTAACATCATCTCCCTGTCAACAATTAATAGAAACAGGTATTTTTTTTATTCTTTCAATAGCTTTATCTGTATCAATACCAAGTTTTGCATAAACCTTTTTAGCATATTCATATCTTTCAATAATTTCTTTCATTATTCTTTCCTCATTTCTTTAATTAAATTATATTTATTAATAACATATTTGTAATCTTCACCATCTGGTCTGTAGGTTTCAATTTCAAATGATTCTTTTATAATTTTTCTAGCTTCTTTTATATCTTTAATCTCATTTTTTGCGATCATTTGCACTATAACATTACCAATCATAGTTGCGTCACTTGGACCTGCAACAACTATTTTTTTAGAAATATTTGCAACTTCCTGATTTAAAATTTTATTTCTACTTCCTCCACCTAGAATATAGATCTTATTAATTTCTTTGTTAGTAAGTTCACATAGTTGTTTTATATTATCGTAATAACATAATGCAAGACTATCCACTACACACCTAA includes these proteins:
- the rhaD gene encoding rhamnulose-1-phosphate aldolase, with amino-acid sequence MLKESINESKILNQFREITGVIYQNWWAERNGGNISVLLDESFVDSFKINNEFSKTKDLPFECPSLDGKFFLVTGSGKYYRNISKFNETACNAGIIQIFDNGKKIGVVWGFEEGSWPTSELPSHLLSHVERLKVNPNHTTVIHSHPTDIIALTFVEELDEKKFTFNMWKMISEASVVFPEGIGILEWMLPGSNEIGEQTAEKMKKYRSVIWAHHGIFCSGESLDEALGLLECIEKSAKIYLKILQTNKKILNEISVENMKDMSNFFGYELNEDILK
- a CDS encoding L-rhamnose isomerase, translated to MKEIIERYEYAKKVYAKLGIDTDKAIERIKKIPVSINCWQGDDVKGFIKNDQPISGGILVTGNYPGAARNAGELKQDLSKVLSLIPGNHKLNLHAIYVDTDEEIELNQIEPKHYKGWVEWAKKEGIGLDFNPTLFSHPMYKNGFTLSSSDENVRKFWIEHCKKSIEIAEFFAKELNQKCINNIWIPDGYKDFTVDKYGPRKRLKESLDEIFSKDYDKSLVLNTMESKLFGIGIEAYTVGSNEFYLSYAVSRNTGLCMDMGHFHPTEQCSNKVSTVLNFIDELLLHVTRPMRWDSDHVVSLDDETQEMMSEILRNNFDDRVHVALDFFDATINRVAAWVIGTRNVIKALLKASLEPTEILKKAELENDLTTRLALLEEQKNYPWVDVWNYYCYKENVPFDESWLDEVKKYEKEVLSERV